Within the Salinimonas marina genome, the region TTCAATTTTTTCGCTATTGGCCGCGTCCAGATTCCCGGTGGGTTCGTCGGCAAATAAAATCTTGGGCTGCCCGATAAACGCCCGGGCAATCGCGACCCGCTGCTGCTCGCCGCCGGAAAGCTGATTAGGATAATGGGACCCGCGGTGGCCCAGCCCCACCTGTTCAAGAATATCACTGGCCTGCTTACGGGCATTTTTAGCGCCGGCAATTTGCGCCGGTAACATCACATTTTCCAACGCAGTTAAACTTTGCACCAGCATAAAACTTTGGAAGATAAAGCCTACTTTAGCGCCGCGTAATTGAGCACGCTGCTCTTCATCCATATCGTGGAGCGGTTCGGCATCCAGAAAAATTTCTCCTGAGGAAACTTCATCCAGCCCGGCCAGCAGCCCCAGTAAGGTGGATTTACCGGAACCTGACGCACCCACGATGGCAACAGACTCTCCTGACTTGACTTCAAAAGAAATGGGTTGAAGAATCTCCAGCTGACCTTCATTCGTAGTAACCTGTTTGGTTATCTTGCTGGTTTTAATCATAAGGAGTCACCGCAGTCGTGTTCATTCAATATTCTCCTGGTTTTCGACAGTTTTTTGTCGCATTGCTATTTTTACCCTTTTTACTGTTGGCAGATCAATCTCTTGCTTCAACCTCGCAGGCGCAAACTCAGTCTAAAACACTGCTGGTAGTGGGTGATAGTTTAAGCGCAGGCTACGGCCTGCAACAGCATGAGGGCTGGGTAAGTTTGTTGCAGAATTTATGGGCCGATGAAGCACATCGGATCGATGTGATAAATGCTGCGATAAGCGGCGAAACCTCTGATGGAGGTTTAGCGCGACTGCCAAGACTGCTGGAGCAACATGAGCCCAGCCACGTATTGATAGAGCTTGGCGGCAACGACGGGTTGCAGGGACACCCGGTGGGCAAACTGAAAACCAATCTGAATAAAATGATTCGTTTATCTCAGGAGGCCGGCGCCACGGTCATTTTGCAGGACATGGAAATTCCCTCAAATTATGGTAGCCGTTATACCACATTGTTTGCCGATGCGTTTGACGAAGTCGCAGAAAAGAACAATGTGGCATTGGTGCCCTTCTTCTTAAAATCGGTAGCCCTTAACAAAGATTTAATGCAAAAAGACGGTATTCATCCAAATAAAGAAGCGCAGCCGCTGATCGCAGAATATATGGATAACAAATTGAAACCGCTGATTCTGGATGGCGCTACCCGGTAACCGCCTGATTTTCAGCTGACCAAAAAAAACCTGAAGCGATCATCGCTTCAGGTTTTTTATCCGCCGGGTTTTCGTGTTCCTGAATGGTGTTAACGACTGCCGGGAATATACTGCGGAGGCATACTGCCATCACGCTGATGGTTAAGGTAACGATCCCGCAGGTCTGTTTGACGACTGCGCATATCAACCGCTTCACCATCGACAAACACCTGTTCAGCGTACTCGGTGACTTCCAGCGGATCGCCGCTCCAGATAACCACATCTGCCCGGGCGCCTGTACGTAAGCTACCCACCGTCTCCTGCACCCCAAAAATACGCGCCGGATTGCTGGTCAGACTGGCCAGCGCTGCTTCATGAGATAAGCCATTGGCCACAGCATTACCGGCATGCTGGGTGGCCAGACGAATATTATGTGTCTCCATACCGATGGCGACCGTCACCCCGGCGGACTCCAGACGTGCAGCATTTTCCATGGAGGCCCCCAGCGCATCGAAGCTCTCTGGCAGGTTCATCTCCGGATTGACGATAACCGCGATGTTTGCCTGGGCCAGTTGCTCCGCCACGCGCCAGCCCTGGGCCGCCCCCATCAAGACAATATTTGTCTGAGGATAGCGCTCTTTAAACGCCACCACCTGCAAAATATCGGACTTTCTGTTGGCTTCCATTATCAATGGCATCTCGCCAGAGAGCACCTTTTTAAGTACTTTCAGATCAGCGCGGGTGTTAAGGCCCTGCCAGGTATCTCCCGGCGTGGGATATTGCCAATCGCTTTAGCTTCATCAAACAGCTGCTGCAAGGTTACCCACAATGCTGAGCGCGAGCCGCCGGCTTCTTTTGCTGCATTAGCACTTACATCCAGCACCATAAATGCCCGGGGCTTTATAAGTGGTGCATCAGCCCCTACCGAGATAATGCTACCCTGGCCATGAAATAGGTAGTCGGTGTACGACAAGGTGGTGGCTGCTGAGGTTACCCCTTCAATTCGCGACACATCCATCAGAGTTGAGTCCGGGTTTATCGCATAGCTCACATCAAAGGCGGCGCCGGTATTGGAGATACGGGCATTCTCTACAGACGCATCGTTAATGCCCGCCCAGGAAGCCACCTCAACCAGCCCTAAAGACGTCATAGCGCCGACCAGACCAGGCGTGACCACTTTGCCACTGGCATCCACCTGCTCGTAATCTGAAGGTACCTCAGCATTAGCTGAAACCTGTTCGATTTTGCCGTCCTTTATCAATACCGTACCGTTTTCAATCACGCCCTGCTCAGTCTGGGTATACACTTTACCGCCGACAATAGCGATATTGGCGGCCAGTGCTGAAGAGCAGTAAGCGGCAGAAACCAACGCAGCAATCATTAATTTTTTCATTGTGCTTCTCCTTCAGCCTGTTGGCCCATCTCAAAATCACTCACCGGCTGCATCGCCGGATCGTTCAGATCAAAAACCAGACCGCCGTCAATATACACCTTTTCGGCTTTGGTGTAGGTTGAAAACGGGTTGCCGTTCCAAAGCACCAGGTCGGCGTTTTTGCCAGATTCCAGCGACCCCGTTTTATCGTAAATGCCCATAGATTTGGCGGGATTCGCCGACAACCAGGTCCAGGCATCGGCCATGCTGATATCGATACCTGCGCGCTTACCATCAGACCAGGCTTTAGCGGCTTCCTGATTGAGTCGCTGTATGCCCAACTCACTGTCTGAATGAACAATGGCACAAGCCCCGGCGGCCTCTACCATCGGGATATTTTCACGGATGCCATCATAGGCTTCCATCTTAAAGCCCCACCAATCAGCCCACATTGAAGAGCAGACATTATTCTGTTTGAGACGATCGGCAATTTTGTAGGACTCGACTGCATGGTGGAAAGAGCTTATCTGGTAATCAAATTCCTGCATCATATCCATCATGGTGACCATTTCATCGGCCCGATAGCAATGCATGTGCACCAGAATGTCGCCTTTGAGCACCCCTGCCATGGTTTCAAGATCAAGATCGCGCTTAGGGGGGATCGGATTTTTGCCGGCCTCAAAGTCGCGCTCGTACTTGTCCCATTTGGCCATATAATCCTGGGCATCAGACCAGGCCTGACGATAGCCTCTGACATTTCCCATGCGGGTCATGGGGCCACCCTTTTTGCCATACACCCGTTTGGGGTTTTCACCACAGGCCATTTTCATGCCGTAAGGGGCATCAGGGAATTTCATATCCTGCATGGAGCGGTTGGGCACATTTTTCAGCACCACAGAACGCCCGCCAAACAGGTTTCCTGAACCAGGCAAAATCTGCAGGGAGGTAACGCCTCCTGCCAGCGCCCGGCCAAAACCTGCATCCTGGGGCCATACCGAGTGCTCTACCCATACCCCCGGGGTGACGGGCTTGACCATTTCGTTACCATCAGCCAGGGAGCCGATAGACGGAGAGGGATACACCCCAAGGTGGCTGTGGTTATCGATAATTCCCGGCGTGACCCATTTACCGGCGCCGTCAATAACCTGCACATCATTCGGGTAATCAAGGTTCTTGCCTACGGCCTGTACCTTGCCTTCAGCAAAATACACCATGCCATTATCGATGCGCTTACCGGCCCCATCCAGAATGGTGACATTGGTGATGACCGTGGGCTGACCGGAAATGGGGGTGTAAGTGCTGGGGTAAGGATTGGTGTCGAGACTGACCTTGTTGGTGGCTGAACTGTCGGTGTTGTTCTTCTGGGTAGACTGACACCCAGAAATAACAAACGGAACCAGACAGGCCAGCGCCAGGGTTAAACGCGAGCGTGTGTGTGCCATAGGCTTTGTAATACCTTCAAGTTGAGAATAATGAGCTTATTCGTATTGTTATTGTGATGTTTTTACACCACGTTAACGCTACTGGAAGCAGATTTCAAAATGAAGCACACTTGAGACTAAGCGACGTACTCTTGCGAGGACTGGCGGCGCAGCACTTTTACAATATCCTCGGCCTTGTTAAGCCGGCGGATATCATTAAACAGTAACTCGGCCTGGGGATACTGACGTTTTAAATAACCACACCACTGTTTTATCCGATTTGGATAATAACGGCCTTTATCCCCATAGATTTCATAACCGGAATATTTTATTAGCAAACCGGCCAGTTCCGGCCACGCCATTGGCGCTTCGTGTTGCTTTATGCAACGTGCCAGATTTGGCAAAGCCAGGGCGCCGCGCCCGATCATCAGGTCGGTACAGGCTGACTGTTGCTGACAGCGCTGCGCGTCTTCGGCGCTCCAGATCTCGCCGTTGGCGATAACCGGGATTGAGATATGTTCCCGGATACGGGCAATCCAGTCCCAGTAGGCCGGCGGACGATAGCCTTCGGTCTTGGTCCGGGCATGCACCACCAGCTGGGTTGCCCCGGCTTGCTCGATGGCAATGGCATTGTCAATTGCCAGGGATTTATCTTCAAAGCCCAGACGAATTTTAGCCGTTACCGGCAGCTCATCAGACACTGCCTGGCGTACATTACTGACAATGTCGTACAACGCCTGTGTTTCTTTTAGCAGTACCGCTCCGCCCTTGCTTTTATTTACCGTTTTAGCCGGACAGCCAAAATTAAGGTCCACACCGGGGGAGCCGAGATCTACCGCGGTCTGAGCATTTTCAGCCAGCCACTGAGGATGTTGACCTAACAGTTGCACCCGAACCGGCACCCCGGCTTTTGTTTTACCATCATTTTGAAGCTCGGGGCACAAACGATAGAAAATTTTCGGCGGCAGCTTTTGATCTACCACCCGAATGAATTCGGTTACGCACAAATCAAAACCGCCCACTTCGGTGAGCATTTCGCGCATCAGGTGGTCTACCACCCCTTCCATCGGGGCCAACATGACTTTCATAATTAATACGGACAGCTGTATCTTAAATTCGGGGGCGAAAGTGTAGCAAACTGACGGTCCTGAGACCATTAAACTTAATTGTCGGTAGCGCTCTGTAAGAGCCTAAGGCACGCTTGGGTCGCCTCGATACGCTGCTGCTCGGTCATGGTGGGCCAGGCCTGTATCTGATTGAGGGTGCGCTGGCATCCCAGACACACTGCCTCTGTATTAAGCTTGCACATACCGATACAGGGCGAGGTGGCAGGAACTGCCTGCTGAAGACGATTTTCTATTGTCATTTTACTGATTTACCGCTGACTGCTGCTGAGGTCGGGCACACTCAAACCAAACACATACAAATACCCCGAAACGGGCCTGTAACTGTTGTTCAAAATGCGATGGCGAGCTTGCCAGCAGGGTTACCCACTGCTGAGTCGTGCCGGTATAGATTAACCCGTGATATTCAGACACAAAAAAGGACCTGTGTTAAACCAGGTCCTTAATATACATTTAGACGTCTAAACGTGCAAACGTCTATTTAAATATTTGCTGCTAAAATGAAGTCCAATGCCCCACAAATAGCCGCAACCTGTGCCCTATTGCATACCTCAGGGGTCGCGTTCGGGCTATCCGGGTATACTTCAGTGGTAGTAACATACGGCGCATCCGTCATTCCGCCACAAAGATGAAGCTTTTTCTTGTCGTAACAGATAACACCTTCACTTTGCATCGGCTCGCCAATAAGACAACCTTTGTCGTCGGCTGGCGCTATATGCGTAACATGACTGACCGCTTCCACTACCGCTTTTTGAAACTCCAGTTGCGGCTTTTGAGCATCCGCCACGGTATAAAAGCCATCGGGGATATTCCAGTTGTGATTTACCGTGCCTTCCCGAGCCGCCAGGGCCGGACGAAACTCACTGTTGTCGGTGTCGGTGGTTTCATGCAAATCAATATGCGCCAGGAAAGTGGTATCCAGCGAGGCTAAAAATGCCATGATTTGCGCGGCTTCGGGCGCCGGGCTATCGTTATAAAAAGACCGGTTTGGATCCAATGCCAGCGGATCCCAGCGGTTGATCGTTTCATATCCCCACGGGCTGATACACGGCACCACCACAATGTTAAACCGTGAAGCATACAGCGCCATTTCGTTATTTATGAAATGCAGTGCGCCTTGCACGCCACTGGTTTCATAACCATGGACACCACCGGTAACCAGGACCGTAGGTTTGGTTTGGGACATGGGTTCACTGATAATGGCATGTAAAGGATAGCGTGCTTCATCGTAGGGCAATGCACCATACTGAACCACTGAAAAGCCTTTCATATCGGTGGGTAATTTTGCTAAAACCTCATCGTTGTAGCTGCGCTGAACAGATTGCCCGGCCAGCCACTGGGCCTTGTGTTCATCGTTCCAGGGTTTGCCAGGTTCCCCAATGGAATAAGACTGCATAGTTCCACTCTTTGTTACAAAAAGAGTAAATACTAACATAGCCGCCAGTTGGCTTCAGTTGAGCGCCACTTTTTTTACATTAATCGTCATTTATTTTTTACAGATTAAGCGTTGCCTGGCAGAAAAAGTCGGTTAGCCAGTGAATTTTATCTGTGCTAGTTTGCCTTCTCTTTACCCAGCAAATGGAGATTGCACACTATGAAGCCAGCTGTTTCGTTACTTACTTTGGCGACGCTTATCGCTTTTCAGCCAACCTCCCAGGCCGTGGCCGATGAGTTTACCGATACCTATCAGGCCTTTCAGACGGCATACAAAAAAAAGATTTAGCCACAAGTGCAAAGCTGGCGCATGAAAGCTGGAAGCTGGGTGAGCAAAAGTTTGGTGAAGACAGTGAACAGGCTATGAAGCTTAGGTATTCACTGGCCAATGTATTGATGGAAGCCGAACAACTTGAGCCGGCATTAGTGCATTACCAAGAAGTGGTCGATAATTATCGGGTGCATTATGGCGATAGCCACATCGATACGCTGTATTTATATATTGATGTAATCAATTATCTTTACCCTCATGTCACGGAACTCGGCAAGCCAGCAAGGGACTTGTCTCAAAAAGTAGCAACCCGGCTGGTGGAAGACGCTGACGAACTTCCCTCCCTGGCGGGTGAAGCAAAAGCGCATTTTTACGCCGAAGCCGCCCAGGCACTGGTTAGGGCGCCTATGCTGGCCACCAGTACACACAACGTGATCAACTTTTACAAAGAAGCCGATAAAGTGGTTTCGAGCCAGTGGGATGAAAATGATGCCCGCACCCTGCAAACACGCTTTTTTTTGGGTAAGGCTTACGAACTGGCGAATAAAAAACAGGATGCCGTACAAGCCTATGAATCGATTGTAGCCGGTTTTGATAATGAGACAGAGTTCACACATCCATTAAAACTTATTACGCATGCCAGACTGGTGGCACTATTTGAAAAAGATGGAGACTCTGAAGCCGCTACAAAGCATTGTCGTGCTATCGGAGAAATGAAGCCATGGGATCCTTCTCAACAGCCTGAGCCTATATATCGGGTAAATCCACAATATCCGATGACGGCGGTCCGCCGAGAAAAAGAAGGCAGTGCCTATCTTTCGTTTATCGTGAACAGCCAGGGTATGGTTGAAGATGTAAAAGTAGAGAAAGTAGATGGTTATCCGGGATTTGGCAAGAATGCGCTGCTGGCGGTTGAGCAATGGCGCTATGCGCCGCAGTTTGCAGATGGACAACCTGTTGACTCTGAGCGAATTAATCTTCAGATGGATTTTAAATTGGAACACTAAGCACGGATAGCGGCGATTATCGGTTTATTGGTAATGGTAACGCGGGATTTAACGTCTTTTGAAAGTAACAATTGAGGCCTGTTCCCGCCTCGCAAAAACTGACCACTACTGAGGAAGTGACTCCGCCTCTGCGACTATGGATGTTCAATACTGCCCCATCGTTGCAGTTAAGATAATCAGATTTTGATACCCGCGTTCAGATACAAGGGTTCAAATATAAGGGTTCAAATACAAGGGTTCAAATACAAAAACGGCGCAATACTGCGCCGTTTTTAATGATAGCTACAGACGTTTATTTGTCGTCGTCTTCTGGCATATCAACATCAACTTCTGGAACTTCTACTGTTTCTTTTTCAGTTTCAACATCGATCTCTGGTACTTCTACCGTTTCTTTCTCAGTCTCCACATCAACATCAGCAGTGTCCACGTCATATTCAGGCATTTCACCGCCTTCAACATCAACATCTGGCATCTCGCCATCTTCTGTTTTCTCTACCTCATACTCAGGCATTTCTCCGCCTTCCGCTTCCACTTCTGGCATCTCGCCTTTTTCTGTCTTATCAACATCACAACCTGTGATGGCGAACACGATTGCAGACAGGGCGATTATTTTATGAAATTTAGTCATGACATCCTCCAAGATAAAATACAATGTATATTAAGCATATGCTGTACCACTTTTAAGTACTCGTTATCTGAATTTAAAGTTTTACGTTTATCAGGCTTGTATGCAAGTGAGGTAAGGTACGGTAAAAAAGGTCAGTTGGATGTGTAAAACTAAAATTCTTTTCAAAAACAGGGTAGTTACCTACCCTAATTGCGCAATGAAGTGAGCAATTTTTTCGTGGTAAAAAGGACTGCTGGCTAATTCTAAGCTGGGCAATGGTCTGGCAAATATAATAAAGATCCCAGAATCCTGACCTGCGGATACAAAAAAACCAGCCGAATGGCTGGTTTTAATATATGGCGTCCCCTAGGGGATTCGAACCCCTGTTACCGCCGTGAAAGGGCGGTGTCCTAGGCCTCTAGACGAAGGGGACAAAAAATCTTCTTTCGAAAGCAAGCTTTCGAGATTTTTTGTAAGGCGAATCACATTTATATGATGAGCGACCTTAACCTAAGAACAGCTTAAATAAAGAAACCGTGCTTCTTT harbors:
- a CDS encoding arylesterase; its protein translation is MFIQYSPGFRQFFVALLFLPFLLLADQSLASTSQAQTQSKTLLVVGDSLSAGYGLQQHEGWVSLLQNLWADEAHRIDVINAAISGETSDGGLARLPRLLEQHEPSHVLIELGGNDGLQGHPVGKLKTNLNKMIRLSQEAGATVILQDMEIPSNYGSRYTTLFADAFDEVAEKNNVALVPFFLKSVALNKDLMQKDGIHPNKEAQPLIAEYMDNKLKPLILDGATR
- the dusC gene encoding tRNA dihydrouridine(16) synthase DusC encodes the protein MKVMLAPMEGVVDHLMREMLTEVGGFDLCVTEFIRVVDQKLPPKIFYRLCPELQNDGKTKAGVPVRVQLLGQHPQWLAENAQTAVDLGSPGVDLNFGCPAKTVNKSKGGAVLLKETQALYDIVSNVRQAVSDELPVTAKIRLGFEDKSLAIDNAIAIEQAGATQLVVHARTKTEGYRPPAYWDWIARIREHISIPVIANGEIWSAEDAQRCQQQSACTDLMIGRGALALPNLARCIKQHEAPMAWPELAGLLIKYSGYEIYGDKGRYYPNRIKQWCGYLKRQYPQAELLFNDIRRLNKAEDIVKVLRRQSSQEYVA
- a CDS encoding amidohydrolase — translated: MAHTRSRLTLALACLVPFVISGCQSTQKNNTDSSATNKVSLDTNPYPSTYTPISGQPTVITNVTILDGAGKRIDNGMVYFAEGKVQAVGKNLDYPNDVQVIDGAGKWVTPGIIDNHSHLGVYPSPSIGSLADGNEMVKPVTPGVWVEHSVWPQDAGFGRALAGGVTSLQILPGSGNLFGGRSVVLKNVPNRSMQDMKFPDAPYGMKMACGENPKRVYGKKGGPMTRMGNVRGYRQAWSDAQDYMAKWDKYERDFEAGKNPIPPKRDLDLETMAGVLKGDILVHMHCYRADEMVTMMDMMQEFDYQISSFHHAVESYKIADRLKQNNVCSSMWADWWGFKMEAYDGIRENIPMVEAAGACAIVHSDSELGIQRLNQEAAKAWSDGKRAGIDISMADAWTWLSANPAKSMGIYDKTGSLESGKNADLVLWNGNPFSTYTKAEKVYIDGGLVFDLNDPAMQPVSDFEMGQQAEGEAQ
- a CDS encoding DUF1289 domain-containing protein — translated: MTIENRLQQAVPATSPCIGMCKLNTEAVCLGCQRTLNQIQAWPTMTEQQRIEATQACLRLLQSATDN
- a CDS encoding amidohydrolase family protein, whose amino-acid sequence is MPLIMEANRKSDILQVVAFKERYPQTNIVLMGAAQGWRVAEQLAQANIAVIVNPEMNLPESFDALGASMENAARLESAGVTVAIGMETHNIRLATQHAGNAVANGLSHEAALASLTSNPARIFGVQETVGSLRTGARADVVIWSGDPLEVTEYAEQVFVDGEAVDMRSRQTDLRDRYLNHQRDGSMPPQYIPGSR
- a CDS encoding energy transducer TonB, producing the protein MKLRYSLANVLMEAEQLEPALVHYQEVVDNYRVHYGDSHIDTLYLYIDVINYLYPHVTELGKPARDLSQKVATRLVEDADELPSLAGEAKAHFYAEAAQALVRAPMLATSTHNVINFYKEADKVVSSQWDENDARTLQTRFFLGKAYELANKKQDAVQAYESIVAGFDNETEFTHPLKLITHARLVALFEKDGDSEAATKHCRAIGEMKPWDPSQQPEPIYRVNPQYPMTAVRREKEGSAYLSFIVNSQGMVEDVKVEKVDGYPGFGKNALLAVEQWRYAPQFADGQPVDSERINLQMDFKLEH
- a CDS encoding ABC transporter ATP-binding protein, with the translated sequence MIKTSKITKQVTTNEGQLEILQPISFEVKSGESVAIVGASGSGKSTLLGLLAGLDEVSSGEIFLDAEPLHDMDEEQRAQLRGAKVGFIFQSFMLVQSLTALENVMLPAQIAGAKNARKQASDILEQVGLGHRGSHYPNQLSGGEQQRVAIARAFIGQPKILFADEPTGNLDAANSEKIEKLLFALNHDSGTTLILVTHDEELARHCDRQLVMQAGQLTEPAAHTQAQSAMDAAHG
- a CDS encoding M14 family metallopeptidase; this encodes MQSYSIGEPGKPWNDEHKAQWLAGQSVQRSYNDEVLAKLPTDMKGFSVVQYGALPYDEARYPLHAIISEPMSQTKPTVLVTGGVHGYETSGVQGALHFINNEMALYASRFNIVVVPCISPWGYETINRWDPLALDPNRSFYNDSPAPEAAQIMAFLASLDTTFLAHIDLHETTDTDNSEFRPALAAREGTVNHNWNIPDGFYTVADAQKPQLEFQKAVVEAVSHVTHIAPADDKGCLIGEPMQSEGVICYDKKKLHLCGGMTDAPYVTTTEVYPDSPNATPEVCNRAQVAAICGALDFILAANI